The following coding sequences are from one Nicotiana tabacum cultivar K326 chromosome 1, ASM71507v2, whole genome shotgun sequence window:
- the LOC107782852 gene encoding uncharacterized protein LOC107782852: protein MAAFELLHQARRHCSYKTQSHFSPLLRSHFHRFLSSSSSQSQPEPPENPIPVQPVSYKPKDPPETPPAETTPQASTRPESNTQNTVNADGKTWTREDLRYLKDAPKITPVSYPTRVAPLPEDRVEEEGGVEAKGDEELERERRRIEAQKRAAMRRVLNVEEEMVPFPTLVNVKSDDEKKKKKAVYDLKEAIRLVKANAKKKFDETLEAHVVLTSDMRRSDLKLEGTVAVPHGFGKVYRIAVFAEGAAADEAREAGADVVGGLELIENIKSGNVKIDFDKCFSTHAMMPNLRQIAKYLRQLMPDTKKGTVTKDITKAVKEAKQGVPFKKDKTAIVHVGIGKVSFQDEALCENVGAFVHELLRQKPAGLKKSSKYAGYVNTVHICSTMGPSFPVSIQSLSIAADRHARKYLQL from the exons ATGGCGGCCTTCGAACTGCTCCATCAAGCTCGCCGCCACTGTTCCTACAAAACCCAATCTCACTTTTCTCCTCTTCTCCGCTCTCATTTCCATCGATTTCTCTCCTCTTCATCATCCCAATCACAACCGGAACCCCCTGAAAACCCGATTCCAGTCCAACCCGTTTCCTACAAACCCAAGGATCCTCCGGAAACCCCACCTGCAGAAACCACGCCTCAAGCTTCTACCCGACCCGAGTCGAATACCCAAAACACGGTTAACGCCGATGGTAAGACGTGGACACGGGAGGATCTCCGGTACTTGAAGGATGCACCAAAAATAACTCCGGTTTCTTATCCGACCCGAGTAGCTCCGTTACCTGAGGATCGGGTTGAAGAGGAAGGGGGAGTGGAAGCTAAGGGTGATGAGGAGCTGGAGAGAGAGAGGAGAAGAATTGAGGCGCAAAAAAGGGCGGCAATGAGGAGAGTGTTGAATGTTGAAGAGGAAATGGTTCCGTTTCCAACATTGGTTAACGTGAAGAGTGAtgatgaaaagaagaagaaaaaggctgTTTATGATCTTAAAGAGGCCATTCGCCTCGTAAAG GCTAATGCCAAGAAGAAGTTTGATGAAACTTTGGAAGCTCATGTTGTTTTGACTTCTGATATGCGCCGAAGTGACCTG AAGCTTGAAGGTACAGTAGCTGTTCCTCATGGGTTTGGCAAG GTATATCGTATTGCTGTTTTTGCTGAAGGAGCTGCTGCTGATGAAGCCCGAGAAGCAGGTGCTGATGTTGTTGGTGGTTTGGAGCTCATAGAGAATATCAAGAGTG GAAATGTGAAGATTGATTTTGACAAATGTTTTTCCACTCATGCAATGATGCCGAACTTGAGACAG ATTGCCAAGTACTTGAGACAATTGATGCCAGATACTAAA AAAGGTACTGTTACCAAAGATATCACAAAAGCAGTGAAAGAAGCAAAGCAAGGTGTACCTTTCAAAAAAGACAAAACTGCAATTGTGCATGTAGGAATTGGGAAG GTAAGTTTTCAAGATGAGGCACTGTGTGAAAACGTTGGTGCATTTGTACACGAACTTTTGCGTCAGAAGCCTGCTGGCTTAAAAAAGA GCTCAAAATATGCTGGTTATGTGAATACAGTCCATATATGCAGCACG ATGGGTCCATCTTTCCCTGTGTCCATACAGTCGTTGTCAATTGCAGCGGACCGCCATGCAAGGAAGTATCTTCAATTATAG